Genomic DNA from Plasmodium brasilianum strain Bolivian I chromosome Unknown PB_00_03, whole genome shotgun sequence:
ATTGAAATTCTatacattaaattaattaagcttttatttattattataattatttacatataacttgtacaaatataattttacatataaaagacattatattatgaatacggaaaaatttacattcacatttttattaagcatattatatttatatatgcacatatatgtatacatctGCTAAATCAGAGTACTAAATTACCTTACAGCAACACATTATAAGATGaacagaaatataaaaacaaaaaactatcataaatatttattatattaataaattttttgttttttacacttttgtttcaatatatatttttatataatctaGATgtaatcataatattttttagttaaaCAAGAGATTcttttaagaatataattttcttaatcACTAAGCATAGTTCAATacttaaatgaaaaacacATTTTCTTAAAGcataatattcattataacTAAGCTTTAAATTCATTTCTCCTTACTtcaattacatattttaagaattttaCCAGAGTATAAATAACCATTGAAACACTTAAAATAGATAATAATAGTCCAATGAACTGTGATTTATCACgtacataatttaaaaaattgcttGTCTCATCAATCGGTATAAGTTCCTTCCAAGTGTCAGAGAAAAACtgagataaaatatatagtacgGTTGctgttaaaaaaagtattgcAGGTAGAGAAAATAACAAAgctgtttttataaatacagaacgttttaaactttttttctgCGTATGATCTGTACATTtcctatatttatatatagtacaAAATACCctgtataataatttttcaaaaaaagtaTCTATTGCTGTAT
This window encodes:
- a CDS encoding uncharacterized protein (Plasmodium exported protein), which codes for MELFRNAFICNSDKSLNYRTCIRSILNSRNNRILSKVKNKTINLGFKYKLDLKKNHYLENKKYVGESDCGERNASKKKYSSKFADKALVKKYMSFIYKPHTAIDTFFEKLLYRVFCTIYKYRKCTDHTQKKSLKRSVFIKTALLFSLPAILFLTATVLYILSQFFSDTWKELIPIDETSNFLNYVRDKSQFIGLLLSILSVSMVIYTLVKFLKYVIEVRRNEFKA